Proteins co-encoded in one Ananas comosus cultivar F153 linkage group 15, ASM154086v1, whole genome shotgun sequence genomic window:
- the LOC109721492 gene encoding UDP-glucuronate:xylan alpha-glucuronosyltransferase 2-like — protein MFNTNVASLVECALRDCHSKKVRWTEGRSPRNMTREKMATANEKTPSFLRALRGDAVIGLVNMADDDAIEWGIVAKTAVVEFERVSENIKWSDLFPEWIDEEEVFEGMSCPEIPMPGFAAYEEMDVVVVKLPCRIPDVGWNRDVFRLQVHLVAANLAVKRGKRDWRGTAKLAFLSKCEPMRELFRCDDIAGREGEWSMYEAQVERLEEKLRLPLGSCMLAMPLWGEGINEEFNVSSKFSAPPSPSGDPRREAYVTVLHSKENYVCGAIMLAHRLRKTGSDRDLVLLHDKSIGPQKLQALADAGWALREIERIRSPHAKRGAYNEYNYSKLRIWQLSDHYDKVVFVDSDVLVLRNLDHLFRLPQMSATGNSRAIFNSGVMVIEPSNCTFEALMLRREDVVSYNGGDQGFLNEMFAWWHWLPRRVNFLKILRGNTTEERRMKDRLYVTEPATLYGLHYLGIKPWRCYRDYDCNWNVDDQRRFASDAAHAVWWRRHDEMGEGMRRMCGLTAERKQQLENVGLILNIGTTK, from the exons ATGTTCAACACGAATGTCGCCTCGCTCGTCGAGTGCGCGCTGCGCGATTGCCATTCGAAGAAGGTGAG GTGGACGGAGGGTCGGTCTCCAAGAAACATGACCAGAGAAAAAATGGCAACAGCAAATGAGAAAACTCCGAGCTTCCTTCGAGCTTTGCGCGGGGACGCAGTGATCGGTTTGGTGAACATGGCAGACGACGACGCGATCGAATGGGGCATTGTGGCGAAGACTGCAGTAGTAGAGTTTGAGAGGGTGTCGGAGAATATCAAATGGAGCGATCTGTTCCCCGAGTGGATCGACGAGGAGGAGGTGTTCGAGGGCATGTCGTGCCCCGAGATACCGATGCCGGGCTTTGCGGCATACGAAGAGATGGACGTGGTGGTGGTTAAGCTGCCATGCCGGATTCCTGATGTTGGCTGGAACCGGGACGTGTTTAGGCTGCAAGTTCATTTGGTGGCCGCGAACTTGGCGGTGAAAAGGGGGAAGAGGGACTGGCGGGGGACGGCAAAGTTGGCGTTTCTGAGTAAGTGCGAGCCGATGAGGGAGCTGTTCCGGTGCGACGACATAGCGGGGAGGGAGGGAGAGTGGTCGATGTATGAAGCTCAGGTGGAGAGGTTGGAGGAGAAGCTGAGGTTGCCGTTGGGGTCGTGCATGTTAGCAATGCCTCTTTGGGGCGAAG GAATCAACGAGGAATTCAATGTCTCGTCGAAGTTCAGTGCTCCGCCGAGCCCCTCCGGTGATCCCCGTCGGGAGGCCTACGTGACGGTCCTCCACTCCAAAGAAAATTACGTGTGCGGCGCGATCATGCTAGCCCACAGGCTCCGCAAGACGGGCTCTGACCGCGACCTCGTCCTCCTCCACGACAAATCCATCGGCCCCCAGAAGCTCCAGGCGCTTGCCGACGCCGGTTGGGCGCTCCGCGAGATCGAGCGCATCCGTAGCCCCCATGCAAAACGCGGCGCCTACAATGAGTACAACTACAGCAAGCTCCGCATCTGGCAGCTAAGCGACCACTACGACAAGGTCGTCTTCGTCGACTCCGACGTTCTCGTCCTGCGTAACCTTGACCacctcttccgcctcccgcagaTGTCGGCCACGGGGAACAGCCGCGCGATCTTCAACTCCGGCGTGATGGTCATCGAGCCGTCGAACTGCACGTTCGAGGCGCTGATGCTGCGCCGCGAGGACGTCGTCTCGTACAACGGCGGCGACCAGGGATTCTTAAACGAGATGTTCGCGTGGTGGCACTGGCTGCCGAGGAGGGTGAACTTCCTGAAGATATTGCGGGGCAACACGACGGAGGAGAGGCGGATGAAGGACCGGCTCTACGTGACGGAGCCGGCGACGTTGTACGGGCTGCACTACCTGGGGATAAAGCCGTGGAGGTGTTACAGGGACTATGACTGCAACTGGAACGTGGATGACCAGCGGAGGTTTGCGAGCGACGCCGCGCACGCGGTGTGGTGGCGGCGGCACGACGAGATGGGGGAGGGGATGAGGAGAATGTGCGGGCTGACGGCGGAGAGGAAGCAGCAGCTGGAGAACGTTGGTTTGATTCTGAATATTGGTACAAcaaagtga
- the LOC109721493 gene encoding UDP-glucuronate:xylan alpha-glucuronosyltransferase 2-like produces MGSSSKEISMFKAAASKAVVVKINIAFVVFVFVVSVAFLVLRPTALFDSNAASLARCTLSHCDAKSKVEDEVRKYKISENRTENERKLRFVRTLRAGHKRIGLVNIGKNKSAELGIAGKTTMVEFERVSGNLKWTDLFPTKINDENDHSTCPEIPMPVFAAYEEMDVVVAKVPCQSTKPGWYRDVFRLQVHLAAANLVVRKGRRDGRGAAKVAVVSECEPMRELFRCDDLVAREGQWWMYEVQVDKLAEKVSLPWGSCKVALQLPEQQGINVEFNDSSLASPASPGRRREAYATILHSSEDYVCGAVMLAHCLGKTGSARDRDLVLLHDKSIGRRKLQALAAAGWSLRRIKRIRNPRAKRGAYNEYNFSKFRLWQLTDYDKVVFVDADILVLRSLHHLFRLPQMSAARDSAVLFNSGVMVIEPSNCTFNALVAHRDDIISYNGGDQGFLNEMFAWWHRLPKRLNHFKMAWKNSTEERERMGRIFAREPPELHAIHYFGVKPWRCYRDYDCNWDVGHLRMYASDEAHWAWWRRYDEIDEGLRWLCGLTAKRIGMLETERRKAEKLGYSDEHWKINITDERKNL; encoded by the exons ATGGGTTCATCATCAAAGGAGATATCGATGTTTAAGGCCGCGGCGTCGAAAGCCGTCGTCGTCAAGATCAACATCGCCTTCGTCGTCTTTGTGTTCGTCGTGTCCGTCGCCTTTCTCGTCCTCCGCCCGACGGCCCTCTTCGACAGCAACGCCGCGTCCCTCGCCCGGTGCACCTTGAGTCACTGCGACGCGAAGAGTAAG GTGGAAGACGAGGTGCGGAAATACAAAATAAGCGAGAATAGAacagaaaatgagagaaaattgaGGTTCGTTCGAACTTTGCGCGCGGGGCACAAGAGAATCGGCTTGGTGAACATTGGCAAGAACAAATCAGCGGAGCTAGGGATCGCTGGGAAAACCACGATGGTCGAATTCGAGCGCGTATCGGGCAATTTGAAATGGACGGACCTGTTCCCGACCAAGATCAACGACGAGAACGACCACAGCACGTGCCCCGAGATCCCGATGCCGGTTTTCGCGGCCTACGAGGAGATGGACGTGGTGGTGGCTAAGGTGCCGTGCCAGAGCACCAAGCCCGGGTGGTATCGGGACGTGTTTAGGCTGCAGGTTCACTTGGCGGCCGCGAACTTGGTTGTGAGAAAGGGGAGGAGGGACGGGCGGGGGGCGGCGAAAGTGGCGGTGGTGAGCGAGTGTGAGCCGATGAGGGAGCTGTTCCGGTGCGACGATTTGGTGGCGAGGGAGGGGCAGTGGTGGATGTACGAAGTGCAGGTTGATAAGTTGGCAGAAAAGGTTAGCCTGCCCTGGGGATCTTGTAAGGTAGCATTGCAGCTTCCGGAGCAACAAG GAATAAATGTGGAATTCAATGACTCGAGTCTTGCCTCGCCGGCGAGCCCTGGGCGCCGGCGGGAGGCCTACGCGACGATCCTCCACTCGTCCGAAGACTACGTGTGCGGCGCCGTCATGCTGGCCCACTGCCTCGGCAAGACGGGCTCCGCCCGCGACCGCGACCTCGTCCTGCTCCACGACAAGTCCATCGGCCGGCGGAAGCTGCAGGCGCTGGCCGCCGCCGGGTGGAGCCTCCGCCGGATCAAGCGCATCCGCAACCCGCGCGCCAAGCGCGGCGCCTACAACGAGTACAACTTCAGCAAGTTCCGCCTCTGGCAGCTCACCGACTACGACAAGGTGGTGTTCGTCGACGCCGACATCCTCGTCCTCCGCAGCCTCCACCacctcttccgcctcccgcagaTGTCAGCAGCGCGCGACAGCGCCGTCCTCTTCAACTCCGGCGTGATGGTCATCGAGCCGTCGAACTGCACGTTCAACGCGCTCGTGGCGCACCGCGATGACATTATCTCGTACAACGGCGGCGACCAGGGGTTCCTGAACGAGATGTTCGCGTGGTGGCACCGCCTGCCGAAGCGGCTGAACCACTTCAAGATGGCGTGGAAGAACAGCacggaggagagggagaggatggGCCGGATCTTCGCCCGGGAGCCGCCGGAGCTGCACGCGATACATTACTTCGGGGTGAAGCCGTGGAGGTGTTACAGGGACTACGACTGCAACTGGGACGTCGGCCACCTGCGGATGTACGCCAGCGACGAGGCGCACTGGGCGTGGTGGCGGCGCTACGACGAGATCGACGAGGGGCTGCGGTGGTTGTGCGGGCTCACGGCGAAGAGGATCGGCATGTTGGAGACGGAGCGGCGGAAAGCCGAGAAGTTGGGGTATAGCGACGAGCATTGGAAGATCAACATTACCGACGagagaaaaaatttataa
- the LOC109721197 gene encoding UDP-glucuronate:xylan alpha-glucuronosyltransferase 2-like: MGSSLMEMHKAAPSKGAAVKINITFFVLVLVISVDLLIFYSMGLFNSNGVSVTWCTLSEHCSARKDGMKLKLEYENSQVEERVPNNMIREGTTEKEKKLSFFESLRAGHERIGLVNIGKNESVEIGIDKNVTVVEFERVPDNLKWTDLFPSSIDEENGRSVCPEIPMPVFSAYEEMDVVVAKVPCQSPKPGWYRDVFRLQVHLVAANLVVRKARRDGRGTAKVALVSECEPMRELFRCDDLVEREGEWWMYQVQVDKLAEKVSLPWGACKVALQLPEQQAINGESNVSSIASLASPRQRREAYATIIHSSDDYVCGAVMLAHCLRNTGSTGDRDLVLLHDDSISRPKLQALAAAGWTLRRIERIHNPRAKRGAYNEYNFSKFRLWQLTEYDKIVFVDTDILILRSLDHLFRLPQISAVHDSGVLFNSGVMVIEPSNCTFNALVAHRDDIISYNGGDQGFLNEMFAWWHRLPKRLNHFKMAWKNATEEREWMGRLFAAETPELHGIHYFGVKPWRCYRDYDCNWDVERLRMYASDEFHRAWWQRYDEIDEGLQWLCGLTAERIDTLEAERRTAATMRFSDEHWKINITDKRRFVTVE, encoded by the exons ATGGGTTCATCATTAATGGAGATGCATAAGGCCGCACCGTCGAAAGGCGCCGCCGTCAAGATCAACATAACCTTCTTCGTCTTAGTGTTGGTCATCTCCGTCGACCTTCTCATCTTCTACTCGATGGGTCTCTTCAACAGCAATGGCGTCTCCGTCACCTGGTGCACCTTGAGTGAACATTGCAGTGCGAGGAAG GATGGTATGAAATTGAAACTTGAGTATGAAAATTCGCAAGTGGAAGAGCGAGTGCCGAATAACATGATAAGAGAAGGTACAacagaaaaggagaagaaactGAGCTTTTTTGAAAGCTTACGCGCCGGGCATGAGAGAATCGGGCTGGTGAACATAGGCAAGAACGAATCAGTTGAGATAGGGATTGACAAAAATGTAACAGTGGTCGAATTCGAGCGCGTGCCAGATAATTTGAAATGGACAGACCTGTTCCCGAGCTCTATCGACGAGGAGAATGGGCGGAGCGTGTGCCCCGAGATCCCGATGCCGGTTTTTTCGGCCTACGAGGAGATGGACGTGGTGGTGGCCAAGGTGCCGTGCCAGAGCCCGAAGCCCGGGTGGTATCGGGACGTGTTTAGGCTGCAGGTTCATTTGGTGGCCGCGAACTTGGTTGTGAGAAAGGCGAGGAGGGACGGGCGGGGGACGGCGAAAGTAGCGCTGGTGAGCGAGTGTGAGCCGATGAGGGAGCTGTTCCGGTGCGACGATTTGgtggagagggagggggagtggTGGATGTACCAAGTGCAGGTTGATAAGTTGGCAGAAAAGGTTAGCCTGCCCTGGGGAGCTTGCAAGGTAGCATTGCAGCTTCCGGAACAACAAG CTATAAACGGCGAATCCAATGTTTCGAGTATAGCCTCCCTGGCGAGCCCTCGGCAACGGCGGGAGGCCTACGCGACGATCATTCACTCCTCCGATGACTACGTGTGCGGCGCAGTCATGCTGGCTCACTGCCTCCGCAATACGGGCTCCACCGGCGACCGCGACCTCGTCCTCCTCCACGACGACTCCATCAGCCGCCCGAAGCTGCAGGCGCTGGCCGCCGCCGGGTGGACGCTCCGCAGGATCGAGCGCATCCACAACCCGCGCGCCAAGCGCGGCGCCTACAACGAGTACAACTTCAGCAAGTTCCGCCTCTGGCAGCTCACCGAGTACGACAAGATCGTCTTCGTCGACACCGACATCCTCATCCTCCGCAGCCTCGACCacctcttccgcctcccgcagaTATCGGCGGTGCACGACAGCGGAGTCCTCTTCAACTCCGGCGTGATGGTCATCGAGCCGTCGAACTGCACGTTCAACGCGCTCGTGGCGCACCGCGATGACATTATCTCGTACAACGGCGGCGACCAGGGGTTCCTGAACGAGATGTTCGCGTGGTGGCACCGCCTGCCGAAGCGGCTGAACCACTTCAAGATGGCGTGGAAGAACGCCACGGAGGAGAGGGAGTGGATGGGCCGGCTCTTCGCTGCGGAGACGCCGGAGCTGCACGGGATACATTACTTCGGGGTGAAGCCGTGGAGGTGTTACAGGGACTACGACTGCAACTGGGACGTCGAGCGCCTGCGGATGTACGCCAGCGACGAGTTTCACCGGGCGTGGTGGCAGCGCTATGACGAGATCGACGAGGGGCTGCAGTGGTTGTGCGGGCTCACGGCGGAGAGGATCGACACGTTGGAGGCGGAGCGGCGGACGGCGGCGACGATGCGGTTTAGCGACGAGCATTGGAAGATCAACATTACCGACAAGAGAAGATTTGTGACAGTAGAATAG
- the LOC109720956 gene encoding UDP-glucuronate:xylan alpha-glucuronosyltransferase 2-like: MEMHKAASSKGVAVRINLAFLVFVSVTSLALLVLCSTALINKNAASLAWCTWNDCRAMKVEEGVLNNIMRESRTEKERKRSFFESLRIADKRIGLVNIGKNESVELGIDEASTVVEFERVPDNLKWTDLFPSYIDEESGRSACPEIPMPVFSAYEEMDVVVAKVPCQSPNPGWYRDVFRLQVHLVAANLVVRKARRDGWGTAKVALVSECEPMRELFRCDDLVAREGEWWMYQVQVDKLAEKVSLPWGSCKTALQLPEGGVNGESNISSLASVTSPGQRREAFATIIHSSEKYVCGAVMLAHCLRSTGSAGDRDLVLLHDDSISRPKLQALAAAGWTLRRIERIHNPRARPGAYNEYNFSKFRLWQLTEYDKIVFIDTDILILRSLDHLFRLPQISAVHDSGVLFNSGVMVIEPSNCTFGALVAHVEDTVSYNGGDQGFLNEMFAWWHRLPKRLNFFKMAWHSTAEKRERLDRLFAADPPELHGIHYFGFKPWTCYRDYDCNWDAEFMHKYANDEGHRLWWRRYDEIEEGLRWVCGLTAEHVYILEARRKRAEKMGFSDGHWKMNITDNRKQNLIAE; the protein is encoded by the exons ATGGAGATGCATAAGGCGGCATCGTCGAAAGGCGTCGCCGTCAGGATAAACCTCGCCTTCCTCGTCTTCGTGTCGGTCACCTCCctcgcccttctcgtcctctgcTCGACGGCTCTCATCAACAAAAATGCCGCCTCCCTCGCCTGGTGCACCTGGAATGATTGCCGCGCGATGAAG GTGGAAGAGGGAGTGCTGAATAACATAATGAGAGAAAGTAGAacagaaaaggagagaaaacgGAGTTTCTTTGAAAGCTTACGCATCGCGGACAAGAGAATCGGCCTGGTGAACATAGGCAAGAACGAATCAGTTGAGCTAGGGATTGACGAAGCATCAACAGTGGTCGAATTCGAGCGCGTGCCAGATAATTTGAAATGGACAGACCTGTTCCCGAGCTATATCGACGAGGAGAGTGGGCGGAGCGCGTGCCCCGAGATCCCGATGCCGGTCTTTTCGGCCTACGAGGAGATGGACGTGGTGGTGGCCAAGGTGCCGTGCCAGAGCCCGAATCCCGGGTGGTATCGGGACGTGTTCAGGCTGCAGGTTCATTTGGTGGCCGCGAACTTGGTTGTGAGAAAGGCGAGGAGGGACGGGTGGGGGACGGCGAAAGTGGCGCTGGTGAGCGAGTGTGAGCCGATGAGGGAGCTGTTCCGGTGCGACGACTTGGTGGCGAGGGAGGGGGAGTGGTGGATGTACCAAGTGCAGGTTGATAAGTTGGCAGAGAAGGTTAGCCTGCCCTGGGGATCTTGCAAGACTGCATTGCAGCTTCCGGAAGGAG GTGTAAACGGTGAATCCAATATCTCGAGTCTCGCCTCCGTGACGAGCCCTGGGCAACGGCGTGAGGCATTTGCAACGATCATTCACTCCTCTGAAAAGTACGTGTGCGGCGCGGTCATGCTGGCTCACTGCCTCCGCAGTACGGGGTCCGCCGGCGACCGCGACCTCGTCCTCCTCCACGACGACTCCATCAGCCGCCCGAAGCTGCAGGCGCTGGCCGCCGCCGGGTGGACGCTCCGCAGGATCGAGCGCATCCACAACCCGCGCGCCAGGCCCGGCGCCTACAACGAGTACAACTTCAGCAAGTTCCGCCTCTGGCAGCTCACCGAGTACGACAAGATCGTCTTCATCGACACCGACATCCTCATCCTCCGCAGCCTCGACCacctcttccgcctcccgcagaTATCGGCGGTGCACGACAGCGGAGTCCTCTTCAACTCCGGCGTGATGGTCATCGAGCCGTCCAACTGCACGTTCGGAGCGCTCGTGGCGCACGTCGAGGACACTGTCTCGTACAACGGCGGCGACCAGGGGTTCCTGAACGAGATGTTCGCGTGGTGGCACCGCCTGCCGAAGCGGCTGAACTTCTTCAAGATGGCGTGGCATAGCACGGcggagaagagggagaggctGGACCGGCTCTTCGCTGCGGACCCGCCGGAGCTGCACGGGATACATTACTTCGGGTTTAAGCCGTGGACTTGTTACAGGGACTACGACTGCAACTGGGACGCCGAGTTCATGCACAAGTACGCAAACGACGAGGGGCACCGGTTGTGGTGGCGGCGGTACGACGAGATCGAGGAGGGGCTGAGGTGGGTGTGCGGGCTCACGGCggagcatgtatatatattggaggCACGGCGGAAGAGGGCGGAGAAGATGGGGTTCAGTGACGGGCATTGGAAGATGAATATCACCGACAACAGGAAACAAAATTTGATCGCAGAATAG